The genomic window GACGGGCGGGCTGGGGGCGCGGATGGGGCCGATTTCGGGGATGGTGATCTGAAAGTCGGAGAGGATTTCGAGCAGGAAGGCCTCGAATTCTTCGTCGGCGCGGTCGAGTTCGTCGATCAGGAGCACGGGGGCGGGGCCGCCGGCGAAGTCGATGGCCTGGAGTAGGGGCCGCTTGAGCAGGAAGTCCGGGCCGAAGAGGTCGGTGAGTTGGGTCGTGCGGGCTTCGCCGCCGGCCTCCAAAAGCCGGATGTGGAGCATCTGCCGGGCGTAGTTCCATTCGTAGACGGCGGCGTCGATGTCCAGGCCCTCGTAGCATTGCAGCCGGATGAGGGGCCGGGCGAGAACAGCGGCCAGGACTTTGGCGACTTCGGTCTTGCCCACGCCGGCCTCGCCTTCCAGAAAGAGCGGTTTGCCTAGCTTGAGGGCCAGGAAGATGCTGGTGGCCAGGCTGCGGTCGGCGATGTAGTGTTGGCTTTGCAGGGCCGTTTGCAGGTCGGTGATGCTGAGGAGGGGGGGCATGGGGCGGAAGGCGGAGATTGGAGAGTGGAGATTGGAGGGCGGAGTCTATTCTACTTGGGGGGAGGGGCGGGGGGCTAATGCGTGGGGCGGAGGCGAGGGAGAACAAAACGAGAGTGGCAGGAATGACTTTTGTCATAGACAGATGGCGAGAAGTGGTCTAGAATGGGCGCCAATGTCGATCTGTATTACAGCAAGGAGACCGCACGATGACGATTGCCAGCCATGGCGCCGATCTCAGCTTGATGGATGAGGTTTTCGCCGCCTATCAGGGCCAGAAAGGGGCCTTGATCCCTATTCTGCAAAAAGCGCAGGATATCTATGCCTATTTGCCGCCAGAGGTGATGAAGCAGATCGCCCAACGGACGGGTGTGCCGCTGAGCAAGGTCTATGGCGTGGCCACGTTCTATGCTCAGTTCTTCTTCGAGCGTCGCGGCCGGCATGTGTTGCGGCTGTGTGATGGCACCGCCTGCCATGTGAAAGGGACGTCGGTGCTTTTGACGGCGGTGGAGGATCGCTACGGCATCGATCCGGGCGAGACGACGGCTGATGGCGAGCTGACGGTGGAGATCGTCTATTGCCTGGGGTCGTGCGCGCTGGCGCCGGTGGCGGTGCTGGATGGTCAGGTGATGGGCCGGATGCGGCAGGAGATGCTGGTGCGGACGTTGCAGAAGACGGTGGGTTTTGGCGACGAGGAGGAGGAATAAGAGATGGAAGCGATCGCATTCGAGGTTCTGGCGGAACGGCGGGCGCAGGCACGCCAACTCTATGTCGGCAAGCAGGCGTCGGCCGTCTATATCACCATCGGCATGGGCACATGCGGCATTGCCGCCGGCGCGCACGAGTCATTGCACGCTATCGAACGGGAGTTGGAGAAGCGCGGGCTGAGTGCGACGATCCAGCAGGTGGGGTGTGTGGGCATGTGTTCGTATGAGCCGATGGTCGAGATCCAAACCGCCGGACGGACGCGCATCAACTATGGCGGGGCCACGGCCAAGCACATGGGCGAGGTCTTCGGCCACTATTTCGATGGCGGCAAGCTGAAGCGGGCGGTGGTGGTGGGCGAGGTGATCCCCACGATCACGGAGTCGCACGGGCACGAACTGCACTCGCTCAGTTTCGTCGAGCCGGAAACGAAGGCCAGGATTCCCTTCCAGGCCAAGCAGTTGCGGATCGTGCTGAGCAATTGCGGGCTTATCGACCCGGAGTCGATCGACGATTATCTGGCGGTGGATGGCTACTCGGCGCTGGAGCGCGTGCTGGCGACGATGACGCCGGAACAGGTGATCGAGGAGATGAAACAATCGGGGCTGCGCGGGCGCGGGGGCGGGGGGTTCTCGGCGGGGATGAAGTGGGAGCTGGCGCGCAAGACGCAACGCTGGCCCAAGTATGTGATCTGCAACGCCGATGAGGGCGATCCGGGCGCGTTCATGGATCGTTCGGTGTTGGAAGGCGACCCGCACTCGGTGATCGAAGGGATGACGATCGCCGCCTATGCCATCGGCGCCGAATACGGTTATATCTATTGCCGGGCCG from Caldilineales bacterium includes these protein-coding regions:
- a CDS encoding NAD(P)H-dependent oxidoreductase subunit E encodes the protein MTIASHGADLSLMDEVFAAYQGQKGALIPILQKAQDIYAYLPPEVMKQIAQRTGVPLSKVYGVATFYAQFFFERRGRHVLRLCDGTACHVKGTSVLLTAVEDRYGIDPGETTADGELTVEIVYCLGSCALAPVAVLDGQVMGRMRQEMLVRTLQKTVGFGDEEEE
- a CDS encoding MoxR family ATPase, with amino-acid sequence MPPLLSITDLQTALQSQHYIADRSLATSIFLALKLGKPLFLEGEAGVGKTEVAKVLAAVLARPLIRLQCYEGLDIDAAVYEWNYARQMLHIRLLEAGGEARTTQLTDLFGPDFLLKRPLLQAIDFAGGPAPVLLIDELDRADEEFEAFLLEILSDFQITIPEIGPIRAPSPPVVVLTSNRTREIHDALKRRCLYHWIDYPSFERECAIVLARAPESPQRLTETVVGFVQKLRHEDLYKKPGVAETLDWIHALDALDQQTLSEDTVHDTLGVLLKYQDDIAYVRDGRIARLLETTRR